A window from Methanobacterium formicicum DSM 3637 encodes these proteins:
- a CDS encoding DUF2162 domain-containing protein produces MMDLLWQLGILSVVMVFGIKIGLAMGFAGLSKKVTAAIILGYGGGILLLTYIAGNFIDQVQGFVYSYSSVLGIVMAVIILYAGFHTLKEWKIHKKDSITATCMAMIAPCPCCFGAAVAAIIIAAPMIGASAFAVGEYAAIFLMITMTVCYLISGLLGKALNKPYPVLLGNFMLFAGFYFLTSAIVIPNISTVLTQQMSPVEIPDIWTFVYAVVTIIVLAVAGYYISRKRSPFLDQSSTTNQK; encoded by the coding sequence ATGATGGATTTACTCTGGCAACTGGGAATACTCTCAGTGGTAATGGTTTTTGGAATAAAAATAGGATTGGCAATGGGTTTTGCCGGCCTTTCAAAGAAAGTAACAGCAGCTATAATTTTGGGTTATGGTGGGGGCATATTGTTACTCACTTACATTGCGGGTAATTTTATTGATCAGGTACAAGGTTTTGTCTATTCTTACAGTTCTGTCTTAGGTATTGTAATGGCGGTTATCATTCTTTATGCAGGATTCCATACCCTCAAAGAATGGAAAATACACAAAAAGGATAGTATCACCGCCACCTGCATGGCTATGATTGCACCATGCCCCTGCTGTTTTGGAGCAGCGGTGGCAGCAATTATCATTGCCGCACCAATGATCGGTGCTTCTGCATTTGCTGTGGGGGAATACGCTGCGATATTTTTAATGATAACCATGACTGTTTGTTACCTCATCTCAGGATTATTAGGTAAAGCTCTAAACAAGCCCTATCCTGTCCTTTTGGGTAACTTCATGTTGTTTGCAGGTTTCTACTTTTTAACCTCTGCCATAGTCATTCCCAACATCAGCACAGTTTTAACCCAGCAAATGAGCCCAGTTGAAATCCCGGATATATGGACATTTGTCTATGCAGTGGTCACCATCATTGTCCTTGCAGTGGCTGGTTACTACATATCCCGCAAGCGAAGCCCTTTCCTGGATCAATCATCAACAACCAATCAAAAATAG
- a CDS encoding MotA/TolQ/ExbB proton channel family protein, whose product MVAIPGSEMLSSALHVISQSLLIPVIVGLLAFMLYAIISFGGLISEYTNRIRISTDEIEKIISDFTNTGTSEGIKEVMDKSSVPNNYKAIIIKIASHPELGSKSREALARKLIEKEEAMAAKSLEKTDIVTRLGPTLGLMGTLIPMGPGLAALGSGDVNTLANAIIIAFDTTVVGLAAGAIAYVISKVRRRWYEEYLSNLDALCEAALEVMDHGKAQAPSYVG is encoded by the coding sequence ATGGTAGCGATTCCAGGCAGTGAAATGTTGAGTTCAGCTCTGCACGTTATATCCCAAAGCCTTCTCATACCGGTTATTGTAGGGCTTCTAGCCTTCATGCTATATGCAATCATAAGCTTTGGTGGTTTAATATCAGAGTACACCAACCGTATACGAATAAGTACAGATGAAATAGAGAAAATTATCAGTGATTTTACCAATACCGGAACATCCGAAGGAATTAAAGAAGTAATGGATAAAAGTAGCGTTCCCAACAATTATAAAGCCATCATTATCAAAATTGCATCCCACCCTGAACTTGGTAGTAAATCCCGGGAAGCACTGGCTAGAAAACTCATTGAAAAGGAAGAGGCTATGGCAGCCAAGAGCCTGGAAAAAACAGATATTGTCACTCGTTTAGGGCCTACTCTGGGTTTGATGGGAACCTTGATCCCTATGGGTCCTGGTCTGGCAGCATTGGGTTCTGGAGATGTTAACACTCTGGCCAATGCAATTATAATAGCATTTGACACTACTGTTGTTGGACTGGCAGCAGGAGCTATAGCTTATGTAATATCCAAGGTTAGGAGACGATGGTATGAGGAATACCTGTCCAATCTGGATGCTCTATGTGAAGCTGCACTTGAGGTGATGGATCATGGTAAGGCGCAAGCACCGTCGTATGTTGGATGA
- a CDS encoding DUF2149 domain-containing protein: MVRRKHRRMLDDSQGEDPSAGSANLVDAMLVLAVGFLIFLVMSWNMQNVVFANMTQEERQETMEAMKQMAEINQGSEVNDTPQSESGSGQGYSKKGTVYQDPNTGKLIMVQG, from the coding sequence ATGGTAAGGCGCAAGCACCGTCGTATGTTGGATGATAGTCAGGGAGAAGACCCATCTGCAGGATCAGCCAACCTGGTGGATGCCATGCTGGTACTGGCAGTGGGGTTCCTGATATTCCTGGTAATGTCCTGGAACATGCAAAACGTGGTTTTTGCCAACATGACCCAGGAAGAACGTCAAGAGACCATGGAAGCCATGAAGCAGATGGCTGAAATTAATCAGGGCAGTGAAGTCAATGACACACCCCAATCAGAGTCTGGATCGGGACAGGGATACTCTAAGAAAGGAACGGTTTATCAGGATCCCAATACTGGAAAATTGATCATGGTGCAGGGTTGA
- a CDS encoding HisA/HisF family protein has product MIIPVLDIKDGIAVSGKSGNRKTYKPLQTVFHPSSHPFKIARSLLDKGAEQLYIADLDAIEGKGSNGDLVSEINQFIPVMLDCGANDIDSVSDALQVADKVIVATETLKNLEDLHEIFCRVNRERIILSIDVMDNKVLSKYMELDFNILRENLEKLKPSHIILLDISRVGTEGGINWGLIDEFTGLENSIILGGGITEDDMHQLDKKGVNKVLVGTALHKGLIKLF; this is encoded by the coding sequence TTGATAATACCAGTTTTAGATATAAAAGACGGAATAGCTGTTTCTGGAAAATCTGGAAACAGAAAGACATACAAACCACTTCAAACAGTTTTCCACCCTTCTTCTCATCCCTTTAAAATTGCTCGTTCTCTTCTGGACAAAGGAGCAGAACAATTGTACATTGCCGATCTGGATGCCATTGAAGGGAAAGGTTCTAATGGGGATTTAGTGAGTGAGATCAACCAGTTCATCCCGGTGATGCTTGATTGTGGTGCCAATGATATTGATTCAGTATCTGATGCTCTTCAAGTTGCAGATAAAGTAATAGTGGCCACAGAAACCCTGAAAAACTTGGAGGACCTCCATGAAATATTTTGCAGGGTTAATAGGGAACGAATTATCCTAAGCATTGATGTGATGGATAATAAAGTTTTAAGCAAATACATGGAACTTGATTTTAACATTTTAAGAGAAAATTTGGAAAAATTAAAACCATCCCATATAATTCTCCTGGATATCTCCAGGGTAGGAACTGAAGGTGGAATTAACTGGGGATTAATAGATGAATTTACAGGACTAGAAAACTCTATTATTTTAGGCGGGGGCATCACTGAGGATGACATGCACCAGCTGGATAAAAAAGGTGTGAATAAAGTTTTAGTTGGCACTGCACTCCATAAAGGCCTAATAAAACTTTTTTAA
- a CDS encoding PfkB family carbohydrate kinase, translated as MAKFLIIGPVTRDTILKSGSKCKGIGGPVYYQAGVLSALKSDVTALVTVGKDDINLLDSFSPDINLNPIWGEETTQFENFYPDEDPNHRLQRACIPSNPIEISHLSSVDWDTFDAVMVSPLSPHDVPFKTLKYISDQEVPVYLGVQGYLRHLEDQKVVLKPLKDYKKFLSCVDFLFLDEVEAGVIIGDSSLSLDEISRNLSLLGPDEVIITRGDRGSIVYSSGHDDTYQIPAFPSRERVDPTGLGDSYLAAYAFRRQEVPDPQECGIFASLVSSLKLENKGAFQGNRKSIENKRFEFKYLI; from the coding sequence ATGGCTAAATTTTTGATTATAGGTCCTGTAACCCGTGACACCATTTTAAAAAGTGGGTCCAAATGTAAAGGTATTGGAGGGCCAGTTTACTACCAGGCTGGAGTTTTATCAGCACTCAAATCCGATGTAACTGCCCTGGTAACTGTGGGAAAAGATGATATTAATTTATTGGATTCTTTTTCTCCAGATATAAATCTAAATCCCATATGGGGTGAGGAAACCACTCAATTTGAGAATTTCTATCCTGATGAGGATCCTAACCACCGTTTGCAAAGAGCTTGTATACCATCCAACCCTATTGAAATTTCTCACCTTTCTTCAGTTGATTGGGATACATTTGACGCGGTAATGGTTTCACCCCTTTCCCCACATGACGTACCATTTAAAACCCTTAAATACATTTCAGACCAGGAAGTACCAGTATATCTGGGAGTTCAAGGGTATCTCCGTCACCTGGAAGATCAGAAAGTAGTTTTAAAACCGCTAAAAGATTATAAAAAGTTTTTATCATGTGTTGATTTCCTGTTCCTGGATGAAGTTGAAGCTGGTGTTATAATTGGAGATTCCTCCCTTTCTCTGGATGAAATTTCCAGGAACCTTTCTCTTCTTGGCCCTGATGAAGTGATTATCACCCGAGGAGATAGGGGCTCTATTGTCTATTCCAGTGGGCATGATGACACCTACCAGATCCCTGCTTTTCCCTCCAGGGAAAGGGTGGATCCAACTGGTCTTGGTGATAGTTACCTGGCAGCCTATGCATTCAGGAGGCAGGAGGTACCTGATCCTCAGGAGTGCGGAATTTTTGCTTCACTGGTATCTTCTCTGAAATTAGAAAATAAAGGAGCATTTCAGGGTAATAGAAAATCAATTGAGAACAAGCGTTTTGAATTTAAATATTTGATCTAG
- a CDS encoding PIG-L family deacetylase — MKKTFIILILAIPLILFIALFPIFSVENNSSNGGNVTGNQTVTTNASSPEKVAFIIPHPDDETIGAGGTVQRIMENGSTVHFELMTSGDAITSKLLSVTNYYNVAIPANATAEDKKKLIREDSFKQVMAIWGCTNYNIQSYEDGGLNANAVFTTMENLYLKEGYTVFYTTTGDGNGDHLACQQGMAMMKDKYPNLKYRQFPIYYYHATRAATSALTKNYTDVNVNKYAAKKKSAFQVYYNIHTILNTFYPYSDGLYSIGPERIYYIN, encoded by the coding sequence ATGAAAAAGACATTCATTATTTTAATTCTGGCAATACCCTTAATTTTATTTATTGCTTTATTTCCCATATTTTCAGTAGAAAATAACAGTTCAAATGGTGGGAATGTTACCGGAAACCAAACAGTAACAACCAACGCATCTTCACCAGAGAAAGTGGCATTTATAATACCACACCCAGATGATGAGACCATTGGTGCCGGAGGAACCGTCCAGAGAATTATGGAGAATGGATCTACAGTTCACTTCGAGCTCATGACCTCTGGTGATGCCATAACATCCAAACTACTTAGTGTAACTAACTACTACAATGTAGCAATCCCTGCAAATGCTACTGCAGAGGATAAAAAGAAATTAATAAGAGAAGATTCTTTCAAGCAGGTCATGGCCATTTGGGGCTGTACTAATTATAATATACAGAGCTATGAGGATGGTGGATTGAATGCGAATGCAGTATTTACCACCATGGAAAATTTGTATCTTAAAGAGGGATACACAGTCTTTTACACCACCACTGGAGATGGAAATGGTGACCACTTGGCCTGTCAGCAGGGAATGGCAATGATGAAAGATAAATATCCTAACCTGAAGTACAGACAGTTCCCCATCTATTATTACCATGCTACCAGGGCAGCTACCAGTGCATTAACCAAAAACTACACCGATGTAAACGTTAATAAGTACGCGGCCAAGAAGAAAAGCGCCTTCCAGGTTTATTACAACATACACACCATCCTTAACACATTCTATCCATACAGTGATGGTTTATACAGTATCGGCCCGGAAAGGATTTATTACATAAATTAG
- a CDS encoding sortase domain-bontaining protein, translating into MKKYIIIGIAILVIVALVITVTAGGTSTTETKHYQNGEISFNYPASWQQVQTQGAQIAAFKDPETGMNITVSRQVIPAGYNASKDFVPDVVKESESNLKLTSSNKIDLNGTSGYDNTYTVQKNGSTTQQRELWVNTNGALYSVILSYPDEGFKVESLLNGFKGSASSTAFNTIKNSLKINSTKLTDTYAFGTVTIPRLGVTWNIRTDTLNVMGAVYHYSAPGDTLSKSFYPGQLGSMGLLGHHTRYSAPFNHIENMQVGDKVYINDYLTQKKYTYQVVSNNDIRYDYTTNVITFPAGKKELVLGTCWPPGYTSAERYVHCNLTAVDPL; encoded by the coding sequence TTGAAGAAATATATTATTATTGGAATTGCTATTCTGGTCATTGTCGCACTGGTTATTACCGTGACAGCAGGAGGCACTTCCACTACCGAAACCAAACATTACCAGAATGGGGAAATTTCTTTTAATTACCCTGCCAGTTGGCAGCAAGTTCAAACACAAGGAGCTCAAATAGCTGCTTTTAAAGACCCGGAAACTGGTATGAATATAACTGTCAGCCGCCAGGTTATACCCGCTGGATACAATGCATCAAAGGATTTTGTTCCAGATGTAGTTAAAGAGTCTGAAAGTAACCTTAAACTCACATCCAGTAATAAAATCGATCTAAATGGAACTTCAGGGTATGATAACACTTACACTGTCCAGAAAAATGGTTCTACCACCCAACAGAGAGAATTATGGGTAAACACCAATGGAGCTCTTTACAGTGTCATACTCAGTTATCCTGATGAAGGATTCAAAGTGGAATCTTTACTGAACGGTTTCAAAGGATCTGCAAGTAGTACTGCATTTAATACCATTAAAAACAGTTTGAAGATCAATTCCACCAAACTGACTGATACATATGCCTTTGGAACTGTGACCATACCTAGACTGGGAGTAACCTGGAATATACGCACCGACACTTTAAACGTGATGGGTGCAGTTTATCATTACTCTGCACCAGGTGATACTCTATCAAAAAGCTTCTATCCGGGCCAATTAGGTTCAATGGGATTACTCGGACACCACACCAGGTATTCGGCGCCATTCAATCATATTGAAAACATGCAGGTGGGAGATAAAGTCTACATCAACGACTATTTGACCCAGAAAAAATACACCTACCAGGTGGTTTCCAACAATGACATAAGGTACGATTACACCACCAACGTCATCACATTCCCTGCAGGTAAAAAAGAATTGGTACTGGGAACCTGCTGGCCACCAGGTTATACATCAGCAGAAAGGTACGTTCACTGTAATTTAACTGCAGTAGACCCATTGTAA
- a CDS encoding ATP-binding protein encodes MNYYHDEKMQKIFQALKQPKNLDDLQLSDSLVKGLILKIISSYGTVKTSTINELTGIHWDILEESLSQMEKSGFCAPVSGGFLFSSVEYTITRKGREKVRGIAEENPYIGIAPVPYEEYFQIMKIQMHHRYPLEIPPEVVQETFHQVVGVDYAKEALIESSIIGKGIFVYGPPGTGKTFIISTMPNLLPPLVIPKYIEFGGKIIQLYDPDFHKMCEEQPNDPRWVKIYAPFVLTGAELNLNKLETNYDPNKGVYETSPLIKANGGILLIDDLGRQRDDHELILNRLIVPMENKKDVVYVRGIPVILHTHFIPAFSTNLDISIMDEAHLRRAPLHIFLQNPKIEEVTEVFRRNLEDLKESFQPEVLTRFMKVYQSKKEGGEGLQPSFAHARDVAQICQSVRINKKKDIIDTEVLEAALDKHVLVVLQRMNIDIAQISHKTRSFRLKTDDLERTYDELSNYGASLVCYENNSIITDVDESTSPVELANYLCGKNIKVESIDLIAESEKELRRTLLNW; translated from the coding sequence ATGAATTACTATCACGATGAAAAAATGCAAAAAATTTTCCAAGCATTGAAACAACCCAAAAATCTGGATGATCTGCAACTTTCAGATAGTTTAGTTAAGGGATTAATACTCAAAATCATTAGCAGCTATGGGACAGTGAAAACCAGTACAATCAATGAATTAACCGGTATTCACTGGGACATTCTGGAAGAATCATTAAGTCAGATGGAAAAAAGTGGTTTTTGCGCCCCGGTTAGTGGAGGGTTCCTTTTTTCCAGTGTTGAATATACCATAACTCGGAAGGGACGTGAAAAAGTTCGTGGTATTGCCGAAGAAAATCCCTATATTGGTATTGCTCCTGTTCCCTATGAAGAGTACTTCCAGATCATGAAGATCCAGATGCATCATCGTTATCCCCTTGAAATACCTCCAGAAGTAGTGCAGGAAACCTTCCATCAAGTTGTAGGTGTGGATTATGCTAAAGAGGCCCTGATTGAATCTTCCATAATCGGTAAGGGAATTTTTGTTTATGGTCCTCCTGGAACTGGTAAAACATTCATCATCAGTACCATGCCCAATCTTTTACCCCCACTGGTAATTCCCAAATACATTGAGTTCGGTGGGAAAATCATACAACTTTACGACCCTGATTTTCATAAAATGTGCGAAGAACAACCCAATGATCCCCGTTGGGTGAAGATTTACGCCCCATTTGTTCTAACCGGCGCGGAACTTAACTTAAACAAGCTGGAAACTAATTATGATCCTAACAAGGGGGTTTATGAAACATCTCCACTGATTAAGGCCAATGGGGGTATCCTGTTAATTGATGATCTGGGAAGACAGCGTGATGATCATGAACTCATCCTCAACCGTCTAATTGTACCCATGGAAAACAAGAAAGACGTGGTTTACGTGCGCGGTATTCCAGTTATCCTGCACACCCATTTCATTCCTGCATTCTCCACCAACCTGGATATCAGTATAATGGATGAAGCTCACCTTCGACGTGCCCCCCTCCATATTTTCCTTCAAAATCCAAAAATTGAAGAGGTTACCGAGGTTTTCCGCAGAAACCTGGAGGATCTCAAGGAAAGTTTCCAGCCTGAAGTCCTGACCAGATTCATGAAAGTGTACCAGTCCAAAAAAGAGGGTGGTGAAGGCTTACAACCCAGTTTCGCCCATGCCCGTGATGTAGCCCAGATCTGTCAGTCCGTGCGCATTAACAAGAAAAAGGATATTATAGATACTGAAGTCCTGGAAGCAGCTCTGGATAAGCACGTTTTAGTGGTTCTACAGAGGATGAACATTGATATAGCACAGATTTCTCATAAAACACGTTCCTTCCGGTTGAAGACTGATGATCTGGAAAGAACTTATGATGAATTATCCAACTACGGTGCCAGTTTAGTGTGCTATGAGAATAACTCCATAATCACTGATGTAGATGAAAGTACCAGTCCAGTAGAATTAGCAAATTACTTGTGTGGTAAAAATATCAAAGTTGAAAGTATTGATTTAATCGCTGAATCAGAGAAAGAACTGAGGAGAACTCTTTTAAACTGGTGA
- a CDS encoding TIGR02253 family HAD-type hydrolase: MIKAVFFDIDDTLYDTSGFAKRARKAALQAMIDAGLPLSQQEAYLLLRKIIKEKGSNYDKHFNILTKRVMGEEKPLLIALGMITYHNVKFALLRLFPDTMSTLIYLKKSNYQLGVISNGLTIKQWEKLIRLGLYHFFDEVVTSQEAGSEKPDHEIFQLALDRMGCQAEESVMVGNKFSEDILGATQAGMSAILVNSKLTEAEKELIEKEGLKVTVVPDINHVKNIL, encoded by the coding sequence ATGATCAAGGCTGTTTTTTTTGATATAGATGATACACTATATGATACATCTGGTTTTGCCAAAAGAGCCCGCAAAGCTGCTTTGCAAGCCATGATAGATGCAGGTTTACCTCTGTCACAACAGGAAGCCTATCTTCTTTTGAGGAAGATCATCAAAGAGAAGGGATCTAACTATGATAAACACTTCAACATTTTAACCAAACGAGTTATGGGAGAAGAAAAACCTCTGCTCATTGCTCTGGGTATGATCACCTACCATAACGTTAAATTCGCTCTTTTGAGACTTTTCCCTGACACCATGTCCACCTTAATATACCTTAAAAAAAGTAACTATCAGTTGGGAGTTATTTCCAATGGTTTAACCATTAAACAATGGGAGAAACTCATTCGACTGGGTCTTTATCACTTTTTCGATGAAGTGGTAACCTCCCAGGAGGCAGGATCTGAAAAACCAGACCATGAAATATTCCAGCTTGCTCTGGATCGTATGGGATGCCAGGCAGAAGAATCAGTTATGGTTGGAAATAAATTCAGTGAAGATATATTAGGAGCAACCCAGGCAGGTATGTCTGCAATACTGGTCAACTCTAAACTAACTGAAGCTGAAAAAGAACTTATTGAAAAAGAAGGTTTAAAGGTCACAGTGGTCCCTGACATCAACCATGTGAAAAATATCCTTTAA
- a CDS encoding DNA polymerase domain-containing protein gives MHESIKKNVDQFLLSVNHELPHGMELEFEGFYERGFFVTKKRYALIQDDKIVVKGLELVRRDWAPVAKKTQEKVMMAILKDASPDKAAKIIKEIVEEIKNGKTPLEDLVIHTQLTKNPDKYKQMAPHVLAAKKAIARGRKVGRGSIIRYIVVKGKGPISQRAEPLEDVDVANYDPNYYIENQVLPAVSRIIDSLGYSHEEIVHQEKQTSLDAFFN, from the coding sequence TTGCACGAATCTATAAAAAAAAATGTGGACCAGTTTCTACTTTCAGTTAACCATGAATTACCTCATGGAATGGAACTAGAATTCGAAGGATTCTACGAAAGGGGTTTTTTTGTCACCAAAAAAAGGTATGCCCTGATACAGGATGACAAAATTGTGGTTAAGGGTTTGGAGTTAGTTAGACGGGATTGGGCACCTGTTGCTAAAAAAACCCAGGAAAAGGTGATGATGGCCATTTTAAAGGATGCATCTCCTGACAAAGCTGCTAAAATTATTAAAGAAATAGTTGAAGAGATTAAAAATGGTAAAACACCCCTTGAAGATCTGGTAATCCACACTCAACTTACCAAAAACCCAGATAAATACAAACAAATGGCACCACATGTTCTTGCTGCTAAAAAAGCCATTGCAAGAGGCCGGAAAGTAGGGCGTGGATCCATTATACGATACATAGTGGTTAAAGGAAAGGGCCCCATAAGTCAGCGCGCAGAACCATTAGAAGATGTGGATGTGGCCAATTATGACCCCAACTATTACATTGAAAATCAAGTCCTACCCGCAGTTTCCAGAATAATTGACTCATTGGGTTATTCCCATGAAGAAATTGTTCACCAGGAAAAACAGACCAGTTTAGATGCCTTTTTTAATTAA
- a CDS encoding 30S ribosomal protein S8e, whose product MAIWQGTSVRKATGARAKTNRNKRKMEFGREPAETKIGEKKIKTIRTKGGNEKIRLTNEEKINVVDPKTKKVQLADITSVVENHANTHFVRRNIITKGAVVETSAGKVKVTSRPGQDGIINGILVEE is encoded by the coding sequence ATGGCAATTTGGCAAGGAACATCCGTGAGAAAAGCCACTGGCGCACGGGCTAAAACTAATCGTAACAAAAGAAAAATGGAATTTGGTAGGGAACCTGCAGAAACCAAAATCGGAGAAAAGAAAATCAAAACCATCAGAACTAAAGGTGGTAACGAGAAAATACGACTCACCAACGAGGAGAAGATCAACGTGGTTGATCCTAAAACCAAGAAGGTGCAGTTAGCCGATATTACCAGTGTGGTGGAAAACCATGCCAACACTCACTTTGTAAGAAGGAATATCATCACCAAAGGTGCTGTTGTTGAAACCAGCGCAGGTAAGGTTAAAGTAACCTCCCGCCCAGGACAAGATGGTATTATCAACGGTATCCTCGTTGAAGAATAG
- the ercA gene encoding alcohol dehydrogenase-like regulatory protein ErcA produces MGNVLELRKFVAPEFIFGSGARLLVGRYAKNFGARKILIVTDPHILASGLLRPVFNVLEEEQINYVIYSDIKSNPTALQVMEGANFYLTENCNFIVAVGGGSAMDCAKAIGIVSSNKKEIYEFEGVDKVPIPSPPLICIPTTAGSAADVSQFAIITDSRRKLKMAIVSKAVVPDVALIDPETTLTMDKSLTIVTGFDVLSHAVEAFVSNASSPITDLHALEAIKLVASNLIPVSNDLDNIELRAKMMLSSLNAGLAFSNSSLGLVHAMAHSLGGFLDLPHGECNALLLDQVVKFNFEAESEKYKEIARALGLEIDGMNDTEIKTTLINGIRDLKLEAGINYSLKDVGVATSDIPELAGKAMNDACIITNPRRPTQKDVEEIFKNAL; encoded by the coding sequence ATGGGCAATGTATTGGAATTACGGAAATTTGTAGCTCCTGAATTTATCTTTGGTTCGGGTGCACGATTACTGGTGGGAAGATATGCCAAGAATTTCGGGGCCCGAAAAATATTGATTGTCACTGATCCTCATATACTGGCTTCAGGATTGCTTCGTCCTGTTTTTAATGTACTGGAAGAGGAACAAATTAATTACGTGATTTATTCTGATATTAAATCAAACCCCACCGCACTCCAGGTTATGGAAGGAGCTAATTTTTACTTGACTGAAAATTGTAACTTCATTGTGGCAGTGGGTGGTGGCAGTGCAATGGACTGTGCCAAGGCCATAGGAATTGTTAGTTCGAATAAAAAAGAGATATATGAATTTGAAGGTGTGGATAAAGTTCCAATTCCATCACCACCACTGATCTGCATCCCCACAACCGCAGGAAGTGCAGCTGATGTTTCGCAATTTGCAATTATAACTGATTCAAGACGAAAACTGAAAATGGCCATAGTCAGTAAAGCAGTGGTACCGGACGTGGCATTAATCGATCCGGAAACAACACTCACCATGGACAAATCTTTAACTATTGTCACTGGTTTTGATGTTTTAAGTCATGCAGTGGAGGCATTTGTATCCAATGCCAGTTCTCCCATTACTGATCTGCATGCACTGGAAGCCATCAAACTGGTTGCCTCGAACCTGATTCCAGTCAGCAATGATCTGGATAACATTGAACTGAGAGCTAAAATGATGTTAAGCTCTTTAAATGCTGGATTAGCCTTTTCCAATTCAAGTTTAGGATTGGTACATGCAATGGCACATAGTCTGGGAGGTTTCCTGGATTTACCTCATGGGGAATGCAATGCACTGCTCCTGGATCAGGTGGTTAAATTTAACTTTGAAGCAGAAAGTGAAAAATACAAAGAAATTGCCAGAGCATTGGGACTGGAAATTGACGGAATGAATGATACAGAAATTAAAACAACTCTAATAAATGGGATAAGGGATTTAAAGCTTGAAGCGGGGATAAATTACTCTCTTAAAGATGTTGGGGTTGCTACCAGTGATATTCCTGAACTTGCGGGTAAAGCAATGAATGATGCGTGTATTATAACTAATCCCCGGAGACCAACCCAGAAAGATGTAGAGGAGATATTTAAAAATGCACTCTGA